One window from the genome of Flavobacterium agricola encodes:
- a CDS encoding YfiM family protein, whose product MKKTTCFCLLFALFFSVFSYAQTEEPEKSSFFKPSDTLNVKRKNGLLIAESALFLTSFVVLDKQWYNGNEKTSFHFTSKSNEFGLMDKIGHGFSSYKITRLTAKAFYWSGESEKKQLIYGAAFGLGATTGKEILDGFTKEWGWSWYNFGANFVGTGLYVGQELLWKEQRIQPKFSYNNSKSKGVVTNTMGSGYLDRVLKNYDGQTYWLSFNVNSFAKTDYIPNWLNFSVGYGVDGYLHNADATILPTRSKSLYLSLDVDLTKIKTKSHFVNTLLVLFNSVKIPAPTLEINSKKGTFGHYMYF is encoded by the coding sequence ATGAAAAAAACTACTTGTTTCTGCCTACTATTTGCTTTGTTTTTTAGTGTTTTTAGCTATGCCCAAACCGAAGAACCTGAAAAATCATCTTTCTTTAAACCGTCTGATACGTTAAATGTAAAGCGCAAAAATGGTTTACTAATTGCCGAATCGGCTTTGTTTTTAACCAGCTTTGTTGTTTTAGATAAGCAATGGTACAACGGTAACGAAAAAACAAGTTTTCACTTTACTTCCAAATCCAACGAATTTGGATTGATGGACAAAATTGGACACGGTTTTTCTAGTTACAAAATTACACGTTTAACAGCTAAAGCATTTTATTGGAGCGGAGAATCTGAGAAAAAACAATTAATTTATGGAGCTGCTTTTGGTTTAGGAGCAACAACAGGTAAAGAAATTTTAGACGGATTTACGAAAGAATGGGGCTGGTCTTGGTATAATTTTGGAGCCAATTTTGTTGGTACGGGTTTATACGTAGGGCAGGAGCTATTGTGGAAAGAACAGCGTATTCAGCCCAAGTTTTCATACAACAATTCTAAAAGTAAAGGTGTTGTAACTAACACAATGGGATCAGGATATTTAGATCGGGTTTTAAAAAATTACGACGGACAAACGTATTGGTTGTCTTTTAATGTCAATTCATTTGCAAAAACAGATTACATTCCCAATTGGTTAAACTTTTCTGTTGGTTATGGTGTTGATGGTTATTTACATAATGCCGATGCAACTATTTTGCCCACACGTTCTAAAAGCTTGTATTTAAGCTTAGATGTGGATTTGACCAAAATAAAAACAAAATCTCACTTTGTAAATACCTTATTGGTACTATTTAATAGTGTAAAAATACCAGCTCCTACCTTAGAAATTAATTCTAAAAAAGGAACTTTTGGACATTATATGTATTTTTAG
- a CDS encoding peptidoglycan-binding protein LysM — MTKKTKYVLATVIIASFFSTGFKSLDNFDLDTNTVEGFYIDDSEVFEPTVATEKVETEKTFFKLPYTGKSFIAFKEAVAFKESMGLYHLINSYGYMGKYQFGKTTLKGVGINDSSEFLKSPELQEKAFRALVSRNKWELRNEIKRYNGKVIGGVKITESGLIAAAHLGGAGSVKKFLRTGEVFHDGYGTSIKSYLQRFADYDTSGIVANKNAKVKV, encoded by the coding sequence ATGACAAAAAAGACTAAGTATGTGCTTGCTACCGTGATTATAGCATCATTTTTTTCTACAGGTTTTAAAAGCTTAGATAATTTTGATCTTGACACAAACACAGTTGAAGGTTTTTATATTGATGACTCGGAAGTGTTTGAACCAACAGTAGCTACAGAAAAAGTTGAAACAGAAAAAACTTTTTTTAAATTACCGTATACCGGTAAATCGTTCATTGCTTTTAAAGAAGCAGTTGCTTTTAAAGAATCTATGGGACTTTATCACTTGATAAATTCGTACGGATATATGGGTAAATACCAATTTGGTAAAACCACTTTAAAAGGTGTTGGAATTAATGACTCGTCAGAGTTTTTAAAATCTCCAGAATTACAAGAAAAAGCTTTTAGAGCTTTAGTTTCTAGAAACAAATGGGAACTACGTAATGAAATTAAACGTTACAACGGTAAAGTTATTGGTGGCGTTAAAATTACAGAATCAGGTTTAATTGCTGCAGCGCATTTAGGTGGTGCAGGTTCAGTAAAGAAATTTTTACGTACAGGTGAAGTTTTTCATGATGGATACGGAACTTCAATTAAATCGTACTTGCAACGATTTGCAGATTATGATACATCTGGCATCGTTGCTAACAAAAATGCAAAAGTTAAAGTTTAA
- a CDS encoding sterol desaturase family protein: MNELLKIVDQSYADQFLFAIFLNICFIVISISFYLLWHKLTSKTVKVNNYQKIVTSDLILTCSTLLCNALIFVLVALLYNEKILFINFKATSVINIFIEVVLLILLIDFLMYFFHRIAHNKLLFKLIHKSHHKHIGVNELSLFVLSPLESFGFGLLLMIPLVFYPFNYLSIVIYLLINLIWGTIGHFSKDYKYPPKFVIKYIGTARFHNQHHIDCNVNFGFYTTIWDKVFNTKDKKK; the protein is encoded by the coding sequence ATGAATGAATTATTAAAAATAGTTGATCAAAGCTATGCAGATCAATTTCTGTTTGCAATATTTCTGAATATCTGTTTTATAGTCATTTCAATATCTTTCTATCTTTTATGGCACAAGTTAACAAGCAAAACAGTTAAGGTAAATAATTATCAAAAAATAGTCACTTCGGATCTAATTTTAACTTGTTCTACATTGCTTTGTAATGCACTAATTTTTGTGTTAGTTGCATTACTTTATAATGAAAAAATACTGTTTATAAATTTTAAAGCAACTTCAGTAATTAATATTTTTATAGAAGTTGTGCTTTTAATTTTACTGATTGACTTTTTGATGTATTTTTTTCATAGAATAGCACACAATAAGTTATTGTTTAAATTAATTCATAAAAGCCATCATAAACATATTGGTGTTAATGAGTTAAGTCTTTTTGTTTTAAGTCCGCTTGAATCATTTGGGTTTGGTTTATTACTAATGATTCCTTTAGTATTTTATCCCTTTAATTATTTAAGCATCGTTATATATTTACTTATTAACTTAATTTGGGGTACAATTGGTCATTTTAGTAAAGATTACAAATACCCACCTAAATTTGTTATTAAATACATAGGCACGGCTCGTTTTCATAACCAACACCACATAGATTGTAATGTAAACTTTGGTTTTTATACAACAATTTGGGACAAGGTTTTTAACACCAAGGATAAAAAGAAATAA
- a CDS encoding SAM-dependent methyltransferase, giving the protein MQTNLKGKLYLLPVMLGDNDPNEVLPATVARTMDFIDDYVVENSKTARKFIKAINPNKVQASLNLFELNKHTDDKDIKSFIAPLLAGKNMGLMSDAGCPGVADPGAAVVKLAHENGIQVIPLVGPSSILLAMMASGMNGQSFAFNGYLPIDKSEKKQELKRLEKLSTDKNQSQIFIETPYRNNNILEDLIAILQPNTQICVACDITLPTEFIKTAPASQWKKINVDLHKRPCIFVIHNFK; this is encoded by the coding sequence ATGCAAACAAACCTAAAAGGAAAATTGTATTTACTACCGGTAATGTTAGGCGATAACGATCCGAATGAAGTTTTACCGGCTACCGTAGCCAGAACTATGGATTTTATTGATGATTATGTGGTTGAAAACAGTAAAACTGCTAGAAAGTTTATTAAAGCTATAAATCCGAACAAAGTTCAGGCAAGTTTAAATTTGTTTGAATTAAACAAGCATACAGACGATAAAGATATTAAAAGTTTTATAGCTCCTTTATTAGCAGGAAAAAACATGGGATTAATGAGTGATGCCGGATGTCCGGGTGTTGCAGATCCTGGAGCTGCAGTAGTTAAATTAGCGCACGAAAATGGCATTCAGGTTATACCATTAGTTGGTCCATCATCCATATTATTAGCCATGATGGCTTCTGGAATGAACGGGCAAAGTTTTGCCTTTAACGGGTATTTACCAATTGATAAGTCAGAAAAAAAGCAAGAGCTAAAAAGATTAGAAAAATTATCTACCGATAAAAATCAATCGCAAATATTTATTGAAACTCCGTACAGAAACAATAATATTCTAGAAGATTTAATTGCAATATTACAGCCCAATACGCAAATCTGCGTAGCTTGCGATATTACTTTACCAACCGAATTTATAAAAACGGCACCAGCTAGCCAGTGGAAAAAAATAAATGTAGATTTACACAAACGCCCTTGTATTTTTGTTATTCACAATTTTAAATAA
- a CDS encoding LOG family protein — translation MKSVAIYCAAKLGNQPIYEEKAKQLATYLAQQNIQVIYGGAKIGIMGAVAQTTMQNGGQVIGVMPKFLVDKEIANSDITELIITENMSQRKYKMIELADGFIALPGGFGTLEEIFEVITLAQVEQLNKPIAFYNIDNYYTPLFQFLENCVKTGLLHQKHFDLVIIDADYESLLNRMINHKKQ, via the coding sequence ATGAAATCAGTAGCCATTTATTGTGCAGCTAAATTAGGTAACCAACCTATTTATGAAGAAAAGGCCAAACAATTAGCCACCTATTTAGCCCAACAAAACATTCAAGTTATTTATGGCGGTGCCAAAATAGGTATTATGGGCGCCGTAGCGCAAACAACCATGCAAAACGGCGGGCAAGTTATTGGAGTAATGCCAAAGTTTTTAGTAGATAAAGAAATAGCAAATTCAGATATTACCGAACTCATTATTACAGAAAACATGAGTCAGCGTAAATACAAAATGATTGAATTAGCTGATGGATTTATTGCGTTACCCGGCGGATTTGGTACCTTAGAAGAAATTTTTGAAGTAATTACCTTGGCTCAAGTAGAACAACTTAACAAACCCATTGCTTTTTACAATATTGATAATTATTATACGCCCTTGTTTCAGTTTCTAGAAAATTGCGTAAAAACAGGATTACTCCATCAAAAACATTTTGATTTGGTGATAATTGATGCCGATTACGAATCTTTGCTAAACAGAATGATTAACCACAAAAAACAATAA
- a CDS encoding low molecular weight protein-tyrosine-phosphatase — protein sequence MSTKVLMVCLGNICRSPLAHGILESKIEPEMQVKVDSAGTAAWHSGKQPDERSIAIAKQNGIDISNQKARQFTVEDFNAFDYIYVMDQSNYKDVMKLAPNDATRAKVEIILNEIYPEENREVPDPYYGGTSGFTTVYNLLDQACDKIIHKLKNAK from the coding sequence ATGAGCACAAAAGTCTTAATGGTTTGTTTAGGTAATATTTGCAGATCTCCATTAGCTCATGGCATTTTGGAATCTAAAATTGAACCTGAAATGCAAGTTAAAGTTGATTCTGCCGGAACAGCTGCTTGGCACTCTGGCAAACAACCAGACGAACGTTCTATTGCAATCGCTAAACAAAATGGGATTGATATTAGTAACCAAAAAGCGCGTCAGTTTACGGTAGAAGATTTTAATGCTTTTGATTACATATACGTAATGGACCAATCTAATTACAAAGATGTAATGAAATTAGCTCCTAATGACGCAACAAGAGCAAAAGTTGAAATTATTTTAAACGAAATATATCCTGAAGAAAATCGAGAAGTACCAGATCCGTATTACGGCGGCACATCAGGATTTACTACCGTTTACAACCTGTTAGATCAAGCTTGTGATAAAATTATACATAAATTAAAGAACGCAAAATAA
- the dnaA gene encoding chromosomal replication initiator protein DnaA, producing MPELQNITAQSVWDRCLAYIKDNIQDQAYKTWFEPTQAVRLDDNALYIQVPSKFFYEWLEEHYVKLLKSALTRELGPGAKLLYNIKMENTGGDKIPYTEQIPSKNREAVQPQEVEAPFENRDPELKNPFVIPGIRNIHIDSQLNSNYNFENFVEGDSNRLARSAGKSVANRPGETSFNPFLVYGGVGLGKTHLAHAIGVEVKEKHPDKTVLYISAEVFSQQYQDAIRRKARIDFIHFYQLIDVLIIDDIQMLSGKTGTQEVFFHIFNYLHQNRKQVVLTSDKAPVDMQDIEARLLSRLKWGLTAEIQHPELETRINIIKNILYRDGVSMSEEVIQYIAENVTSNVRELEGSVISLMAQASFNHLEVNIDLAKTVVDKFVKNVKQELSVDLIQKTVADYFKIDLDVLKSKSRKREIAQARQLAMYFAKQYTKNSLASIGAQIGNRDHATVLHACKTVNNLIETDKEFKKYAEDIKIKLSM from the coding sequence ATGCCTGAATTACAAAATATAACCGCACAATCAGTCTGGGATAGATGTCTTGCCTACATTAAAGACAATATCCAAGATCAAGCTTATAAAACTTGGTTTGAGCCTACACAAGCTGTTAGGCTTGATGATAATGCATTATATATTCAGGTACCAAGTAAATTTTTTTACGAGTGGTTAGAAGAGCATTATGTTAAACTTCTGAAAAGTGCTTTAACAAGGGAATTAGGTCCGGGAGCGAAGTTACTGTATAATATTAAAATGGAAAACACAGGGGGTGATAAAATTCCATATACAGAACAAATTCCTAGTAAAAATCGCGAGGCAGTTCAGCCACAAGAAGTAGAGGCACCTTTTGAAAATCGCGATCCAGAATTAAAAAACCCATTCGTAATTCCGGGAATACGAAACATTCATATCGACTCACAACTAAATTCAAACTACAACTTTGAAAATTTTGTTGAAGGAGATTCGAATCGCTTGGCACGCTCTGCAGGTAAATCAGTTGCAAATCGTCCGGGTGAAACATCGTTTAACCCGTTTTTAGTTTATGGGGGTGTAGGATTAGGTAAAACGCACTTGGCACATGCCATTGGTGTTGAAGTAAAAGAGAAACATCCGGATAAAACCGTATTATATATTAGTGCTGAAGTTTTTTCGCAACAATATCAAGATGCCATTCGCAGAAAAGCTAGAATTGATTTTATTCACTTCTATCAATTAATAGATGTATTAATTATTGACGATATTCAAATGTTATCTGGTAAAACAGGTACGCAAGAAGTTTTCTTCCATATTTTTAATTACTTACATCAAAACAGAAAACAGGTTGTTTTAACTTCGGATAAAGCACCGGTTGATATGCAAGATATTGAAGCACGTTTATTATCTCGTTTAAAATGGGGGTTAACTGCCGAAATTCAGCATCCGGAATTAGAAACGCGCATCAACATTATAAAAAACATTTTATATCGTGATGGCGTAAGCATGTCTGAAGAAGTAATTCAGTACATTGCCGAAAACGTTACATCAAACGTACGTGAATTAGAAGGTTCTGTAATTTCATTAATGGCACAGGCATCTTTTAATCATTTAGAAGTAAACATTGATTTAGCGAAAACCGTTGTTGATAAATTTGTTAAAAATGTAAAACAAGAACTTTCGGTAGATTTAATTCAAAAAACCGTTGCTGATTATTTTAAAATTGATTTAGATGTTTTAAAATCAAAATCACGCAAACGCGAAATTGCTCAAGCCAGACAATTGGCTATGTATTTTGCCAAACAATATACCAAAAACTCGTTAGCAAGCATTGGTGCACAAATTGGTAATCGCGATCACGCAACCGTATTACACGCATGTAAAACCGTGAATAACCTAATCGAAACCGATAAAGAATTTAAAAAATACGCCGAAGACATAAAAATTAAACTTTCTATGTAA
- a CDS encoding IMPACT family protein encodes MLEKDTYRTINAPTPEVIYKEKNSKFIGYAFPVENENQVKELLEQVKKEHNTARHWCYAFQVGTSDVYHRTNDDGEPSNTAGAPIYGQIQSFDLTNILVIVVRYFGGVKLGVGGLIVAYRETAKMALEEADIEEKTINKHYIIKFDYKNMNRVMRVIKEKNIDVVNQKLELDCEIEISVRKKNAETIFDIFDTMYEIKIKEKEN; translated from the coding sequence ATTTTGGAAAAAGATACTTACAGAACAATAAACGCACCAACTCCAGAAGTTATATATAAAGAAAAAAACAGCAAGTTTATTGGTTATGCTTTTCCTGTAGAAAATGAAAATCAGGTAAAAGAATTACTTGAGCAGGTAAAAAAAGAACATAATACCGCACGCCATTGGTGCTATGCCTTTCAGGTTGGCACCTCGGATGTTTACCACCGAACCAATGATGACGGGGAACCTAGCAATACGGCAGGTGCTCCAATTTATGGTCAAATTCAATCGTTTGATCTAACCAATATTTTAGTTATTGTAGTACGTTACTTTGGTGGTGTTAAATTAGGCGTTGGTGGTTTAATTGTTGCTTACCGAGAAACGGCTAAAATGGCTTTAGAAGAAGCTGATATTGAAGAGAAAACAATTAATAAGCATTATATAATAAAGTTTGATTATAAAAACATGAATCGTGTAATGCGTGTGATTAAAGAAAAAAATATTGATGTTGTAAACCAGAAATTGGAATTGGATTGCGAAATAGAAATTTCGGTACGAAAAAAAAATGCCGAAACCATTTTCGACATTTTTGATACGATGTATGAAATAAAAATTAAAGAAAAAGAAAACTAA
- the ribD gene encoding bifunctional diaminohydroxyphosphoribosylaminopyrimidine deaminase/5-amino-6-(5-phosphoribosylamino)uracil reductase RibD has translation MKRCLEIAQSGLPAAMPNPAVGAVLVYNDKIIGEGFTSAYGGLHAEVNAFATVKDKTLLADATLYVSLEPCSHFGKTPPCCDLIIKNRVKKVVVGMIDPFAEVSGKGIQRLREAGIEVQVGVLENDCWEANKRFFTFHQKKRPYIILKWAQTLNGFIAPLTKKEQAPVWLTTPFTRQWVHKLRSEEQAILVGTNTVLADNPKLNTRDYFGASPVRVILDQQLKISNQYQVLDNQVKTIILNAQVSKQEKNTCWEQIDFNAPIANQITNVLYQHNIQSVIIEGGTQTLQTFIASNLWDEAYVCIGKTFLPNGIAAPTLSETLYKHQQLKSDQIITFKNTK, from the coding sequence ATGAAACGTTGCTTGGAAATTGCACAAAGCGGTTTACCAGCAGCTATGCCCAACCCAGCCGTTGGCGCTGTTTTAGTTTATAACGATAAAATTATTGGAGAAGGTTTTACTTCTGCCTACGGCGGATTACACGCCGAAGTAAATGCTTTTGCAACGGTTAAAGATAAAACGTTGCTTGCTGATGCAACTTTGTATGTTAGCTTAGAGCCATGTTCGCATTTTGGCAAAACCCCGCCTTGTTGTGATTTGATTATAAAAAATCGAGTTAAAAAGGTGGTAGTTGGTATGATAGATCCGTTTGCTGAAGTTTCTGGAAAAGGAATTCAGCGCCTACGAGAAGCTGGAATTGAAGTTCAGGTTGGTGTTTTAGAAAACGATTGCTGGGAAGCGAACAAGCGCTTTTTTACGTTTCATCAAAAAAAACGTCCTTATATTATTTTAAAATGGGCACAAACATTAAATGGCTTTATTGCACCATTAACTAAAAAGGAACAAGCACCAGTTTGGTTAACTACCCCATTTACACGCCAGTGGGTACATAAATTACGTAGCGAAGAGCAAGCTATTTTGGTTGGTACAAACACCGTTTTGGCAGATAACCCGAAGTTAAATACACGCGATTATTTTGGTGCATCACCGGTTCGTGTAATTTTAGACCAACAATTAAAAATTTCGAATCAGTACCAAGTTTTGGACAATCAGGTTAAAACCATTATATTAAACGCGCAAGTTAGCAAACAAGAAAAAAACACTTGTTGGGAACAAATAGATTTTAATGCACCCATTGCTAACCAAATTACAAACGTTTTATATCAGCACAATATTCAGTCGGTTATTATTGAAGGCGGTACGCAAACTTTACAAACTTTTATAGCTAGTAATTTGTGGGATGAAGCTTATGTTTGCATAGGTAAAACTTTTTTACCTAACGGCATAGCAGCTCCCACATTATCCGAAACGCTATATAAGCATCAACAATTAAAATCAGATCAAATTATTACATTTAAAAACACAAAATAA
- the prmC gene encoding peptide chain release factor N(5)-glutamine methyltransferase, with protein MVIKTYRDQFRAKLLDLYDETEVDNFFYRLLDAYTDVKKYQLAIEPELCFTTEQVDLFNRALDLLQNFTPIQYIVGHTYFYEGFFKVDSNTLIPRPETEELVDLIIKNHTNQPHIKVLDIGTGSGCIAISLASYLPQAQVTAFDVSEKALVIAAENAKLNKVQVAFQLQNILTTQHLENKYDIIVSNPPYVRNLEKQEIKPNVLEHEPHLALFVEDDNPLLFYKKTTELACTALTNKGVLYFEINQYLGPETVAMIQKFNVFQSVTLLQDMFGNDRIIVAKK; from the coding sequence ATGGTAATTAAAACATACAGAGATCAATTTAGGGCAAAGTTACTAGATTTATATGATGAAACAGAAGTTGATAACTTTTTTTATAGGTTGCTTGATGCATATACTGATGTTAAAAAATATCAATTAGCTATAGAACCTGAACTTTGTTTTACTACCGAACAAGTTGATTTGTTTAACCGAGCTTTAGATTTGTTGCAGAACTTTACGCCGATTCAGTACATTGTTGGGCATACGTATTTTTACGAAGGTTTTTTTAAAGTTGATAGCAATACGTTAATTCCAAGACCGGAAACAGAAGAATTGGTTGATTTAATTATTAAAAATCACACAAACCAACCGCACATAAAAGTTTTAGATATTGGTACTGGTTCGGGTTGTATTGCCATTTCATTAGCTTCTTATTTACCACAAGCACAAGTTACCGCTTTTGATGTGTCTGAAAAAGCTTTAGTAATTGCTGCTGAAAATGCTAAATTGAATAAAGTACAAGTTGCTTTTCAGCTTCAAAATATTTTAACTACGCAACATCTAGAAAATAAATATGATATTATTGTTTCTAATCCGCCCTATGTGCGTAATTTAGAAAAACAAGAAATTAAGCCCAATGTTTTAGAGCATGAACCGCATTTGGCTTTGTTTGTTGAAGACGATAATCCGTTATTGTTTTATAAAAAAACAACCGAATTGGCTTGTACGGCGTTAACTAATAAAGGCGTATTATATTTTGAAATCAATCAATATTTAGGTCCAGAAACGGTTGCTATGATTCAAAAATTTAATGTGTTTCAATCCGTAACTTTATTGCAAGATATGTTTGGTAATGACCGCATCATTGTGGCTAAAAAATAA
- a CDS encoding ABC transporter permease — protein sequence MIGLVIENTKIALGAIRSQLLRTILTVLIIAIGILALVAILTVVGALKNTMTNNFASMGANTFNISQYDFSDQIKSGQSNKKVNPRISFSEAQQFKENYAYPFATTAVYFNANQTSEIKYNNIKTDPKVSVLGVDAGYVATKGLEVVQGRNFSGIEIDNNLNVCIIGSDLEKALFKEGSGLNKTISVRGNKFKVIGVLKPIGSTFGNNEDNRMLIPIHNARSIFSSPNTNYQIDVLMPDKNLIDEAIDQATLTMRNVRNLTPTNETNFGIERSDSTLRSLTSNLNALEGGAWVISIITIMGSSIALMNIMLVSVTERTREIGIRKSLGANSRTIAMQFFTETLVISFMGGILGICNGVLIGFLVAKGLDFDFNIPWNAISWAVIISGVVAILSGLIPAIKASKLDPVEALRYE from the coding sequence ATGATCGGATTAGTTATAGAAAATACTAAAATTGCTTTAGGTGCAATTCGTTCGCAATTGTTGCGTACTATTTTAACGGTTTTAATTATTGCCATCGGTATTTTAGCGTTGGTTGCTATTTTAACGGTTGTTGGTGCTTTAAAAAACACCATGACCAATAATTTTGCATCTATGGGCGCCAATACGTTTAATATTTCGCAATATGATTTTTCTGATCAAATTAAAAGCGGACAAAGCAACAAAAAAGTAAATCCGCGTATTTCATTTTCGGAAGCACAGCAATTTAAAGAAAATTATGCCTATCCGTTTGCCACAACGGCTGTATATTTTAATGCCAATCAAACATCAGAAATTAAGTACAACAACATAAAAACCGATCCTAAAGTTTCGGTTCTTGGGGTTGATGCTGGTTATGTAGCTACCAAAGGATTAGAAGTTGTTCAGGGCCGTAACTTTTCGGGCATTGAAATAGATAACAATTTAAATGTTTGTATTATAGGTTCTGATTTAGAAAAAGCTTTATTTAAAGAAGGTTCTGGATTAAACAAAACCATTTCTGTTCGCGGAAACAAATTTAAAGTTATTGGCGTTCTAAAACCAATTGGTTCAACCTTTGGTAATAATGAAGATAATCGTATGTTAATTCCGATTCACAATGCGCGTTCAATATTTTCGAGTCCGAATACAAATTATCAAATTGATGTTTTGATGCCTGATAAAAATTTGATTGATGAAGCTATTGATCAAGCAACTTTAACCATGCGTAATGTTAGAAACTTAACCCCAACTAACGAAACAAACTTTGGTATTGAGCGCAGTGACAGCACCTTACGTAGTTTAACAAGTAATTTAAATGCGTTAGAAGGCGGTGCTTGGGTAATTTCAATTATTACCATTATGGGATCATCCATTGCATTAATGAATATTATGCTGGTTTCGGTAACCGAAAGAACCAGAGAAATTGGTATTAGAAAATCGTTAGGTGCTAACAGCCGTACGATTGCCATGCAATTTTTTACTGAAACTTTAGTAATTTCTTTTATGGGCGGAATTTTAGGAATTTGCAACGGCGTGTTGATTGGTTTTTTAGTAGCAAAAGGATTAGATTTTGATTTTAACATTCCGTGGAATGCCATTTCATGGGCCGTTATTATTAGCGGGGTTGTTGCTATTTTATCTGGATTAATTCCGGCAATTAAAGCAAGTAAACTTGATCCGGTTGAAGCTTTACGCTACGAATAA
- the hisS gene encoding histidine--tRNA ligase, translating into MAKPGIPKGTRDFSPAEVAKRTYIINTIKQNFEKFGYQPIETPSFENSETLLGKYGEEGDRLIFKILNSGDKVKKADLQALSENNLARFSNSLSEKALRYDLTVPFARYVVQHQNEIEFPFKRYQIQPVWRADNPQKGRFREFYQCDADVVGSKSLWQEVELVQLYDAVFTALDLKGVTVKINNRKILSGIAEVIGASDKLIDFTVALDKLDKIGEDGVKAEMLAKGIAEDAIQKVQPLFNFTGTTNDKLEKLAQLLQTSEEGMKGVEELRFITTNAEKLGLQTAALDLDVTLARGLNYYTGAIFEVAAPKEVKLGSIGGGGRYDDLTGIFGLKNVSGVGISFGLDRIYLVLEELNKFPETVTVTSQAIFLNLGDAEAFYAMQAITTLRRAGLKVEMYPEAAKMDKQYKHAERRNIPITITAGKNEIEKNIFTVKNLQTGDKTEVTLQELQQLLTK; encoded by the coding sequence ATGGCAAAACCAGGAATTCCAAAAGGTACTCGTGATTTTTCACCAGCAGAAGTTGCAAAACGCACCTACATTATAAATACAATTAAACAAAATTTTGAAAAATTTGGGTACCAACCCATAGAAACTCCATCGTTCGAAAATTCAGAAACCTTGTTAGGAAAATACGGTGAAGAAGGAGATCGATTAATTTTTAAAATTTTAAATTCTGGTGATAAAGTTAAAAAGGCCGATTTACAAGCTTTATCAGAAAACAATTTGGCACGTTTTTCTAATTCCTTGTCAGAAAAAGCGTTGCGATATGATTTAACTGTGCCTTTTGCACGTTACGTGGTGCAACATCAAAATGAAATTGAATTTCCGTTCAAACGTTATCAAATTCAACCCGTTTGGCGTGCAGATAATCCACAAAAAGGACGTTTTCGTGAATTTTACCAATGTGATGCAGATGTTGTGGGTTCTAAATCCCTTTGGCAAGAAGTAGAATTGGTGCAACTTTATGATGCCGTTTTTACTGCTTTAGATTTAAAAGGTGTTACCGTAAAAATTAACAACCGTAAAATATTATCTGGTATTGCTGAGGTAATTGGTGCATCAGATAAATTGATTGATTTTACTGTTGCTTTAGATAAATTAGATAAAATTGGTGAAGATGGGGTAAAAGCAGAAATGCTTGCTAAAGGAATTGCTGAAGATGCCATTCAAAAAGTACAACCGTTATTTAATTTTACAGGAACAACTAACGATAAATTAGAAAAATTAGCCCAACTTTTACAAACCTCTGAAGAAGGAATGAAAGGTGTTGAAGAATTACGTTTTATAACCACCAATGCTGAAAAATTAGGTTTACAAACCGCAGCTTTAGATTTAGATGTAACTTTAGCACGCGGTTTAAATTATTATACCGGAGCTATTTTTGAGGTTGCTGCTCCTAAAGAAGTTAAGTTAGGATCTATTGGCGGCGGTGGTCGTTATGATGATTTAACTGGTATTTTTGGTTTAAAAAATGTTTCGGGTGTTGGAATTTCGTTTGGTTTAGATCGTATTTATTTGGTTTTAGAAGAATTAAATAAATTTCCAGAAACCGTAACGGTAACTTCTCAAGCTATTTTCTTAAACTTAGGTGATGCAGAAGCTTTTTATGCCATGCAAGCCATTACAACCTTACGTCGTGCAGGTTTAAAAGTAGAAATGTACCCCGAAGCTGCAAAAATGGATAAACAATACAAACATGCAGAACGCCGTAACATTCCAATCACAATTACAGCAGGAAAAAATGAAATAGAAAAAAATATTTTTACTGTTAAAAACTTACAAACCGGTGACAAAACCGAAGTTACATTACAAGAACTACAACAATTGCTAACAAAATAA